Genomic DNA from Halobaculum sp. MBLA0147:
ACCGCCAGGGGTTGGCGAACACGACCGAGCAGGCGCGACAGTTCATCGTCCACGGGCACGTCACCGTCGACGGCGCACGGGTCACGCGACCCGGCTACCAGGTCGAGGTCCACGAGGAGGACGCCGTGAGCTTCGACGAGACGAGTCCGCTCGCGGACGAGCTACACCCCGAACGAGCGGAGGGACAATAGATGAGCGAGTCACAGGCACAAGACAAGTGGGGCGTCGCCCACGTGTTCGCATCGTTCAACAACACGCTGATCACGATCACGGACGTGACCGGCGCGGAGACCATCGTGAAGTCCTCGGGCGGCTCCGTCGTGAAGCAGAACCGCGACGAGGCGTCCCCGTACGCCGCGATGCAGATGGCCGAGAAGGTGGCCGAGGAGGCTCAGGCCGAGGGCATCGAGGGCGTCCACGTCCGCGTGCGCGGACCCGGCGGCAACGCACAGAAGTCGCCGGGGCCGGGCGCCCAGCCGACGATCCGGGCGCTGGCCCGCGCGGGGCTGGAGATCGGTCGTATCGAGGACGTGACTCCGATCCCGCACGACGGGACGCGCGCACCCAAGAAGAACCGTCTCTGACATGACAGACGAGTTCGACGTGTCGTTCGTCACGCGCGAGGATCGCTCCGCCCGTGTGCTGATCCGTGGGCTCACGCCCGCGACGGCCAACGGGGTCAGGAGAGCCATGATCGCCGACGTGCCGACGTTCTCCGTCGACACGGTGCGGTTCGTGGAGAACTCCTCGGTGATGTTCGACGAGATGGTCGGCCTCCGGCTCGGGTTGGTGCCGTTGACCACCCCGTTGGCGGACTACGAGGTCGGCGACACCGTCACCCTCGCCTTGGAGAAGGAGGGGCCGGGGACGGCGTACTCCGGCGACCTCGAGACGGCGGACGACCGCGTCCAGCCGGCCGACGAGGACATCCCCATCATCGAGCTGAAGGAGGGGCAACGGCTGGAGTTCGAGGCCGACGCGGTGC
This window encodes:
- a CDS encoding 30S ribosomal protein S11, with the protein product MSESQAQDKWGVAHVFASFNNTLITITDVTGAETIVKSSGGSVVKQNRDEASPYAAMQMAEKVAEEAQAEGIEGVHVRVRGPGGNAQKSPGPGAQPTIRALARAGLEIGRIEDVTPIPHDGTRAPKKNRL
- a CDS encoding DNA-directed RNA polymerase subunit D, which gives rise to MTDEFDVSFVTREDRSARVLIRGLTPATANGVRRAMIADVPTFSVDTVRFVENSSVMFDEMVGLRLGLVPLTTPLADYEVGDTVTLALEKEGPGTAYSGDLETADDRVQPADEDIPIIELKEGQRLEFEADAVLDTGKDHAKHQGGVGVGYRHLQRVEVVGDREEFDEPEPQILRGVIETEDGEVLHTDEFDNDLTNRYPGKEVRVEDVPGAFVFNVESDGSLSAEELLVRAVESLQDRADELADAVAV